The Vulpes vulpes isolate BD-2025 chromosome 1, VulVul3, whole genome shotgun sequence genome contains the following window.
gggggtctccttgtccctctggaAACATCCTGAGACCAAGGCCGACCGGGCGCCTCACCATCCTTGGGCTGCTGTGTGTCCATGGTGGCCACGACCCTGCCCCAGTTGTGCGTCCTGAGCCAATCTCAAGGGGAGCAGGCCCCGTGTTGGCCTGGGTGGCCTCACCACGGGCAGCCTGTCCTGGGATACGGCCCAGTGGGGCCTGCCTGGGTTCCTGAAGTTTCCAGGACCAATTCCCACAGGGGGGTGGGCCTCAGGGCGAGGCGGCTCCGGGATCTGGGTGGCTGTGGCCGGGTTCCATCTGGGGGCATCTGCCGACAAAGGGGAGGACGGGGTGAGGGTCTCCAGACACGAACATTGGGCCATGACAGCTCCAGAGCCAGCAGGGCCTAATTCCGACCTgggtaagcctcagtttcccctcaggGGTCACTGTCAGGATTTGAAGGGAGAGCAGAGGCCGGCGGGCTGACTCATGTGACCCTCGCTGGGCTAATGCTCCGAGAGACTCAGGACAGTGTCCGGGGCACACAGCAAGCAATTAATAAATGTCTTGGTCACCAGGCCATGACCAAGGGAGCAGGCTGGCATCCAGGGGGTTCCACTGGAGACAGCTTGAATAAACCAGCGCCAGCCAGGCTTAGAGCCGGACCCCAGGTGGGGCCGACAGCCATGGTGTGAGTGCCACAGAACAGGCACTCGTGTCGGCCCTGCTCCCGGGGTCCCACCTCCTCGTCTGCTGGCCGCTCCCAATAGGCAGGTGTTCAGGGAGCTCCTGTCCACTCTGCCAGGGGGGTATTGGGGGTCAGACGACTGTTACCAGTGCCCATGTTCTCCCTGGGGCAGGCCCGAGGAGTGACCAGGGGGCTCAAGGTGTGACCATGGGGCCCAAGGAGTGTCCACGGGGCCCCAGGAATGACCAGGGGGTCCGAGGCCATACACACCTGTGGTGTGCATCCTGTACCAGGGCCTCAGATGGAGGACACGTGACACACGCTGGGCCTGCTGACCTTCTACATTTGCCCTTGAGGCACCTGGGATCCTGTGTCTGGCATCCCCTTGGGCCCCAAACAGCATAGGGGCTTCTTTGTTGAACATGTAATGGGGGTCACCCAGTCTCCCTATGGCTCCTGCTTCCGAGTGGGGTGACCTTGGTGGGTGCTCACCTCTTTGAGCAAGGACAGGGGGTGAGTGTGGGGGGGCACGCGGCCAGGGGTGCCCACCCTGTGAGGCCCGGACAGGACCGACACAGGGCACAAGGGTCTGCTGGTGGTGGAGTAGGGGCCTGACAGGGCTGGCCAGGGGACAGAGGTGGCGTGTGCCCTTCTGGCTCACCTGAACCCCTACTGCCGGGGGGCCACGTCCATCACCGGCTTCTGGACACCAAAGGCAGTGATGAAGATGTTGACCACGACGATGATGAAAATCAGGCCGGTGGCCAGGTTGTTAAGGAAGTCCAGCTTGGCGTGCTTGGCGGGATTGTTGAGGTCGTTCCTGACTGCGGGCACAGGGAACAGGCACTGCACCAGGGCCACCGTGTGCGGGGTGGGGACTGTGCAGTGGCCGCGGAGCGGCAGCCCTGTGTCCCCCACAAACCAGAGCCCAGATGCCATCTGGAGCCTGGTTTGAAGCCAAGGGTGGGCTGTATTGTGGGCTGTATCTGTCTCAGGACAGAGCCAACATGAGGCACCAAGTGCACACAGGCAGCACCTCCCTGAGCACCCACAGTGCTCATGCTGACCCAAGGGCCTGTCCTTACACCCACTCTACGGGTGAGGGAACCGCAGCCTGGGAGGTCAAGCacctgcccgaggtcacacagccagcagtGAGGGGCGCCCTGACCTCACTCACCTCGGGGGCAGGACCATCTGGTCCCTGAAGACCACTGGATGGTCACGTGTTCCTATACTCTCAGCTCGggcagaaggaaggacagagaccCGGCGGGGGAGCTCAGAGGGCTGCATCGGGGAGCCAGCCCTGACCGCAAGGCTGAGTGAGGCCTGTTGGTGGTGAGCAGCCCGTTCCGGGGGGGATGCAAGCAGGAGCAGCAGATCAAGGGTGGGAGCATCCCAggccctcccccccaccaggcccagcccaggctcACACCAAGGAAGATGAGCAGTATGCCCACACCAATCTGCAGCGCAAGGGAGATGATAATGAGGACCACCAGGGGCACGAAGAAGGTGAAGCTTGGGCCCTGCTCTATGACGGCCTTCAGCTGGGAGGCGTTGGCCATCAGCAGCGCGATGTCCAGCATGCTCTCGGCCGCGCTCTTCTTGTTGGCGTAATGGTTCACATTGATGGGCCGGTTCCTGCCCCAGCGGGGTGGCTGTGAGGACAGAACAGTCAGCctgggcgggggcaggggtgggagtggggggctgcACACGAGGGCCAGGGTGAAAGGCAGATGAGAGGCCCTAACGAGGCCACGTGGCCCCTCAGAACCGGCCCTGGGAGCCCCGGTCCTGGAGGACACAGAGCACGGTCCCTGCACGTGCTCCAGTTGGGCCAGtgccgcccccaccgcccccccccgccctccccctccaGGCCAGTGGCTGCTGGCCAGGGCAGGAAGTGCCACCAGAGTCCTGTGCGATCTCAGGGCTACAGCTGAGCTTAACtgctgctttaatttttattttgaaaaacaattttcaagCATTTTATGGAGCTGTGATCGCCACAGAAAAGGCTATACAATTAACTCAGCAACTCGGGGCCTCGGGAGCTCAGGTGCAGACGCAACACCATCCTCCTGCCTCAGTCAGTATTCCTGTTTCTCAGGAGGTGCAGCCCCACAGTGCCACAGGGGCACGGCTGCTCCTGTGCCCTTCACGCCCTATGCAGGGGGTCAAGGCcttcaggaagccctccctgctGAGGCGCAAGTGCGGGGAGTAGGAGATGCTCTCCTCCCTCACAAGGCCTCCTTCAGCCCCCAGTCCTGTCCCCTTGTCCGCAGGTGACCCAGAGTTGTCAGCCCATCGCTGGGGCCTCTGGGGGCACTTGGTAGCTCATGTTTCTAAATCATGAAAGATGCAGGCCAGAGAGGTGGCTGTGGGCGCGGGGGCGGCAAGTGAGaagcctcctcctctcctgccactGAGGGAAATCTCCCCCGGAACGTGGAGAGCAGAACGCAGGGGgagcgggggcgggcgggggctggCTCTGTGACCCAGAGTAACATGCCCAGGAGGGAGGCAACCAGCCAGCGGACCGCCCCGCCTGCCCCACCGCCTGAGGCCAAGTAGCAAAGCCACTGGGTTTAAACTCCCAGACCCTCGGCCCCAGCCTGGCACGGCTTCTGGGATGTTCCACCCACAGCCAAGCCCTAGGTCTCTGCTCCACCTCTTGGCAGCGCCTCCAGCTGCACCCCCTGCTAGCTAGGCCACCCCCACCAGGGCCCAGGCGCTCGCCCTGGGGTCTGGGCGTGGGCTCCACCGCCTAGAGGCGGGCACCCCATGGCACCAGGCTGGGCCCCAGCTCCCTCTCCAGAGCTGCCTGGCTGGCCGCACCCTGTCACGTGTGCTCCCAGGGACAGGCATCCCGGAGGCACTGGGCTGCAAACCACAAGTGCAAAGTGCCTTCCCCGGGGGCCACACGGTGCTTCCCCCATCCGGGTCCCAGAGAGCCGGGTGCACATGTAGCAGGAGCTCCCACCTTCCAGGGGCAGGGGTGCCaagtgcacgtgcacacacagcaCATACCCAattatgtgcacacacacagcacacacacaagcacatgcatgcacacaagcatGTGCGCGCGCACACGTACGTGCACAGTACAAGCACACACGCCTAGGCTCACTGCGCTGGcctccagggagggcagggcttCCCCTTCTGAGTCCTCCTGGATTGCCGGAGTGGGGCAGCCATGCAGTCACATACAGGACAGGCCAGGGACAGGAATGGGGGTCCCCATTCCCCTGTGCCCCAGGCACAGTATCCTTCTTGCTCATCCTTCGGCTTGGTGCCCTCCTCTGGGTGCACCCCAGCGGCGTCCTCACACACACCCActatgggtaaactgaggctggCACAGGAAGCGCCTGGTTTGAAGCCAAGGGTGGGCTGTATTGTGAActcaggccctgggatcaagagccCCCTGCAGAGGGCGCTGTGCGCCGGGAGGCACCAGTCTTCCGCCTGTGCGCCCCCAGGAGAGTCAGAGCCCTCCAGCCTCAGTCTCTCCGTGTGTGTGGCAGGGCCAGAGCAGCAGCCCGGGAGCTTCTGGGGATGCCTTGGCCCCAGAGGACCAGCCAGGGCCCTGGCTACACTCACCTCCCGGTGCAGGGCACTTCCTGCCCATGGGGCCATCTGCTTCCTATTCCATCTGTGCAGTGAGAGGGGGGGTACCAGTGGGATCCCTGAGGCCTGCCATGTGGCCTTGACAATGCACTGCCCGCCACGGGCCTCCGGGGCCCCATCTATGTGGCAGGCCACACTCGGAAGCCACACACCTACGGGGGTCCCCACTAATGGGGAGGGAACCCATAGCCCAGGGGAGCTGTCAGGGGCCAGCACAGCCTGGCAGCCACCCCATGGGGAAGGCCTGGGAGCCTGGTGCCATTGCCCGCCTGTGGAGAGCCGGGCTGGGACCTGCCCACATCGCCTCCACCCGCGACCCCAGACCCGAGTAGTGCAGGGAACCAACAGCCAGTTAATGTGTTCCCAGGGCCCAGTGGTGGTCCAGGAGCAGGGGAGGTGGCCAGTGAGCTCAGCGTTTCCCCCTAAAAGCCAGGaaggggcctgggcaggggctggAAGAGAGCAGGGAGGCCCACCTTCCATGCCCACACACAGAGGGCCTCAGGCCACAAGGCTGGGTGTCCTCAGCTTGGGTGGGGACATTGTTGGGACAAATGTGCCCCGGCTCTGCTGCACCTACGCACCTGGTTCTGGCCACAGCTGAATGGATGCTCCAGTCCAGGCCAGGTGTGGGTGGGCAGAGATGGGGTGCCCACCAGAGCCCCCTGCTCTCCTGCAGGACCCAGAGCTTTTGGTTCCTGATGCCCTCTCACCcgcctgccctgcctgcctctgacCCCAAACCCCACATAAAAGTGTGGAACAGAACCCCTGCCCAGAGGCAGCTTCCCATTTTCAGAACGAGAGACCAGTCCCCCACCACATCCATGATGTCCATCTGCCGCCCTGATAGGAGCTAGGGTGGCACTTCCACTGGCCTCTCTAGCATCCCTGAATGCCACACCAgggtctgtgcctcagttccctcatctgcaaaacgggCACATGGGCCTGAATGCAGGCACAGAGGCCCCTGGGTCTGCTGGAGCACACCCGGCACACAGCCTCCCAATCGAGCTGCATGGATTCACAACAAAAAATCTGTAACTAGAGAAAGGACAagttcaggggcccctgggtgactcactcTCAAGTAGAAtcgaaagaaaaggaaagaagaaaaaagaaagaaagaaagaaagaaagaaagaaagaaagaaagaaagaagaaagaaagaaaagaaaagaaaagaaaagaaaagaaaagaaaagaaaagaaaagaaaagagaaaagaaaaggagagaaaagcaaagcccAGGACATGACCATGTGAGCCGAACAGACCCAGGGGCCCTGCGGCTCCAGATCCTAACCCATCCCGGCACCTCTGCGTGTGCGCAGTGAGTACCACCAGGAGTGGGGGCCTTAAAGACCTTCCCTCTGGGGAAGGACCAGAGAACCTAGGAGGGTCTGGCAGGGCCTGGGATGTCCCTCATCTGACCCCCCAGAGTGGGCACGAGCCCACTGCTCAGACATGGCACAGAGGCCAGCCCTGGGAGGTCTTCCATTCCATGTCAGCGTCCGGCAGGAAGTCctgctggggcgggggtggggggtgtccgCAGCAGCTGGGCCACGGGGCTGGGCAGGCCTGCTTCCTGTGGGTTCAACACTGGCCGGCAGTGACCCCGAGGCCACATCAGGGTCACCTTTTAGAACTTGGCCAAGACCCTGCCAGTCTCAAGATCTGCCACGAAAGCAGAAGTTAGGAAAAGATCAAACTTCCTTCGGCAGCTGAGCTCTGCATGGCCCAGATGTGACCCCCGGAGCCACAGCCCACCTGGTCCTGCTGCCCCCTGCCGTGCCCTCCGCCTGCTGTCACCCCAGGAACCCATCTGGTTCTGCTGCCCCCTGCCGTGCCCTCCACCCGCTGTGACCCCTGTCTCCTGCAGTGGCCAAGGCAGTTGTCTCCAAGCCAAGACGCACCAGGGCATGACACAGCCAAGGGCTGTTTCCACAGTAAAATTGATGTTTACTAGtcctcctgcctccagccacAAGTGAGACACCAGCTTCCTCCCACAGGGAACCCGGCCAGCCTGGCCTATGCGAGGTCATGAgggcacaggtgtgtgtgtgggggggggctgcAGGGTTCACCTGCTCAGGGGTCACATGTAGGGCTCTTCTGGAAGGTGAGCAATCCCACCCCACTTCCCACAAGAGGACACTGTGGCCTGCCACGGGTGTCCTGAGGCAGACTGGGGCTTTTGGCCCAGGCCTCCCAGTCAGTCCCCCCACCGCCAGGGGCCCAACAGAGCCCACCCACCCTGCCATCCACTCTGGTTGGTGGATCTGAAGACCCAGCGGCTTGCCCCTCACCCCAGTGAGACTGTCCTCCTGCCCCGACCCTCACACAgatgcctggggctggggctcagatTCAAGCAGCAGCCAAGTTCCGCTGGAAGGGAGGGCTATGCCTGTCCTCAGGGTTTCCTCCGGGAGAGGGTCCTGTGCGGTGGGCAAGGATGTGAATACTGAGTGTCCAGCACACAGTAGCCTGCTGGGTCCTCATCACGCTCTCTGAGAAAGGCCCTGCTAACCTCCCACgtcacagatgagaaactgaagcccagagtcACAGACAAACACACGAGGCAGGTCCTAAAGGTGGGAAGGGCAAGGAGGAGGCTGGAGAGTGGTGttggggggctggggtgcaggcCCGAGGCAGGGCGAGCACCAGCCTTGAGGCTGCCCACCTTTCCAGAAGCCTCCCTGCCAGTGAACGGAGACCCCTCCCCTCACATTGGCTCTCGGGAGCTACAGAGGGGCCCGGCCTTACatcacctgcctcctccccagccctgacCGCTCGGTGGGCCAGCCTTGGGCCTATCGCTCGCTGTCCTCTCTGCTGGGACGTCCTTCCCCACACCACAGAGGaccatgcccccctcccccccaggtccTGCAGCGCCCAGCACCACCCGCTGTCCCCACTCTGCAGGGAGCTGGCTCCACTCCTACCTGCCCATAGGTGGAGTTTTGCACTTAGGTCTTGGCTTCTCCAACTGGGCTGGTCTCCACTCTGAGACAGCCGCTCAGTGATAATGGGGTCACATCTTCCCATACTGGTCCCAGAGCCAACCCCTGAGCAATGCCTACCTGACTTCACTGGGCTCCAGATGCAAGGGACCCCGCAGGCGGCAAGGCTGTCCGTCCTATCTGCCAAGGCCCAGGAGAGCAGAACAGCTTGGGGCAGAAGGTGCAGGGTCCCTCCCTTCCAACCCACCTGCCCTATTTGTTGCCTGACTTCCCCAAAGGCACGGAAAACTCATTTTTCAGACCACGCgcaggaggcccagagaggtgaggcAGGCTCCCCAAGCACACACAGCCCACTGTGCCAAAGTGCTTACATGCCAGGGCAGCGCTGCGCCAAGGCCGCCTCCGTCTTTGGTTTCCTTCCCCACCACCAACCCCAGGACAAACGTCCTGTGCCATCCCAGGGTGATCAGGATTTACTGAACGGTCGACAGGGAGGCTGAGCCCCAGGAAGCTTCTGCCAGGGACAGGCATGGCTGGacagcagcagggaggagggcctGCCCCTACCCAGGGCTGGGCGCACCCCGCGGGACCTCCGCCACCCCACCTCCGGGCAGCGCTGCCTGCCCCTGCTCAGGCCCCGGAGACTGCCACCATCCCCAGGGGGTCAGAAAGTGAAAGAATGTTCAAAGTCAACAAGTTACCGAGCTGGGCCCAGGGAAGACGGCACCACCGGGAGCCCCATggaccccggggcggggggaggccccTCCAAGGTGAGGGTGGGCCCGCCTCAGGCCCACGGCCCTCCTG
Protein-coding sequences here:
- the NINJ1 gene encoding ninjurin-1 isoform X2; the encoded protein is MESRPEEYELNGDLRPGSPGSPEVSPPRWGRNRPINVNHYANKKSAAESMLDIALLMANASQLKAVIEQGPSFTFFVPLVVLIIISLALQIGVGILLIFLVRNDLNNPAKHAKLDFLNNLATGLIFIIVVVNIFITAFGVQKPVMDVAPRQ
- the NINJ1 gene encoding ninjurin-1 isoform X1; its protein translation is MEGGPPCSLPAPAQAPSWLLGGNAELTGHLPCSWTTTGPWEHINWLLVPCTTRVWGRGWRRCGQVPARLSTGGQWHQAPRPSPWGGCQAVLAPDSSPGLWVPSPLVGTPVGVWLPSVACHIDGAPEARGGQCIVKATWQASGIPLVPPLSLHRWNRKQMAPWAGSALHREPPRWGRNRPINVNHYANKKSAAESMLDIALLMANASQLKAVIEQGPSFTFFVPLVVLIIISLALQIGVGILLIFLVRNDLNNPAKHAKLDFLNNLATGLIFIIVVVNIFITAFGVQKPVMDVAPRQ